In Methanothermococcus thermolithotrophicus DSM 2095, one DNA window encodes the following:
- the afpA gene encoding archaeoflavoprotein AfpA — MVKIAWGITGCGDKIEEIVDLMVELKNKYNLDVDIYASKNAKVVLKWYKLWDLLIDEFYDIREEVNANAPFLPGKLQTGKYDLFLVAPTTANTVAKITHCIADTLITNSVAQGAKAKVPIYIYPPDNKIGEIETIIPGGRTLKLYIRKEDVENVDKLRKMDGITVLDSVDEISKAILKHVTDDHKN, encoded by the coding sequence ATGGTAAAAATAGCCTGGGGAATAACCGGATGCGGGGATAAGATAGAGGAAATTGTAGATTTGATGGTCGAATTAAAAAATAAGTACAATCTTGACGTGGACATATATGCCTCAAAAAATGCGAAAGTGGTTTTAAAGTGGTACAAACTTTGGGACCTATTAATAGATGAGTTTTACGATATAAGGGAAGAGGTAAATGCAAATGCCCCATTTTTACCTGGCAAGCTACAAACTGGAAAATACGATTTATTCCTTGTGGCCCCTACAACTGCAAATACAGTTGCTAAGATTACTCATTGTATAGCTGACACCTTGATAACAAATTCTGTTGCTCAAGGGGCAAAGGCTAAAGTGCCCATATATATCTATCCGCCGGATAACAAAATAGGTGAAATTGAAACAATAATTCCTGGGGGAAGAACTTTAAAGTTATATATCAGGAAGGAAGATGTAGAAAATGTTGATAAACTTCGAAAGATGGATGGCATAACAGTTTTAGATAGCGTAGATGAAATAAGTAAAGCCATTTTAAAGCATGTGACGGATGATCATAAAAACTAA
- a CDS encoding ABC transporter ATP-binding protein, whose translation MLQIEDLSVKVGNKVILKDIHMHIERGETHVLFGPNGAGKSTLINTILGNPKYEVINGSIIFRGKDITDMPMHERAKLGIGISYQSPPAIPGVKLKTLLEVISKRDWEEVEKMAETLKFKDFLERDVNVGFSGGEAKRSEILQIFAQDPDFIMFDEPDSGVDVENVELLGKLINELLDKNKKLCDRKKSGLIITHLGYILNFMDVDKAHILFDGVIACSGSPKEILDQIIKHGYERCIACYQERSSQQ comes from the coding sequence ATGTTACAAATTGAGGATTTATCGGTTAAGGTAGGAAATAAGGTAATTTTGAAAGACATACATATGCACATTGAAAGGGGAGAAACTCATGTGCTATTTGGTCCCAACGGTGCAGGTAAATCAACCCTTATAAATACAATCCTTGGAAATCCAAAGTACGAGGTTATAAATGGAAGTATAATTTTTAGGGGAAAAGATATAACAGACATGCCAATGCATGAAAGGGCAAAACTTGGAATTGGAATCTCCTATCAAAGTCCTCCAGCAATTCCAGGAGTTAAATTAAAAACCCTGTTGGAGGTTATTTCAAAAAGGGATTGGGAAGAAGTAGAAAAGATGGCTGAAACCCTTAAATTTAAAGACTTCCTTGAGAGGGACGTAAATGTTGGGTTTTCTGGTGGTGAAGCAAAGAGGTCAGAAATACTCCAAATATTTGCCCAAGATCCTGACTTTATAATGTTTGATGAACCGGATAGTGGGGTTGACGTGGAAAACGTAGAACTATTAGGTAAATTAATAAACGAACTATTGGATAAAAATAAAAAACTCTGCGATAGAAAAAAATCCGGTCTTATAATTACCCACTTAGGATACATATTAAACTTTATGGATGTTGATAAAGCACATATATTATTCGATGGAGTTATCGCATGCTCTGGAAGCCCTAAAGAGATTCTTGATCAAATAATTAAACATGGTTATGAGAGGTGTATTGCATGTTATCAAGAGAGAAGCTCTCAACAATAA
- a CDS encoding SufD family Fe-S cluster assembly protein has translation MLSREKLSTIREMAEKYKDVPAPLGEDIDLSEYRIEDETISISSLAELDEEYKQALYNVGVDVEEKATSGSYLQINNEAVYSKMSSKVEIMPISEALKKYDLDEYYWNAVKISDKYTARTELELTEGYFIRAPKGVKETMPLQTCLLIGSENVSQNVHNIIIVEEGAELHVITGCTTSPHVKSGLHIGVSEFYIKKGGKLTFTMIHNWGENVHVRPRTGIIIEDGGVFINNYVTMMPVKSIQSYPTAYCVGENSKATFQTILYGKGNSKMDMGSRVVLSGKNSSADMVSRVIVVDNAEIIARGHIVGENEDVKGHLECKGLILSDDAHLHAVPELEAKKANLDLSHEAAVGKIAEEQLQYLMSRGLTEDEATSLIIKGFLSVDISGLPENLAKAVKEMMDLTLENAL, from the coding sequence ATGTTATCAAGAGAGAAGCTCTCAACAATAAGAGAAATGGCAGAAAAATACAAAGATGTTCCTGCACCATTAGGGGAGGACATAGATTTAAGCGAATATAGAATAGAAGATGAGACGATATCTATATCATCATTAGCTGAACTGGATGAGGAATACAAACAGGCACTTTACAATGTAGGTGTTGATGTTGAAGAAAAAGCCACATCTGGTTCATACCTTCAAATAAACAATGAAGCCGTTTATTCAAAGATGAGCTCTAAAGTAGAGATAATGCCTATATCCGAGGCTTTAAAAAAGTATGATTTGGACGAATACTACTGGAATGCAGTTAAAATATCTGACAAATATACTGCAAGAACTGAATTGGAGTTAACGGAAGGTTACTTCATCAGAGCTCCGAAAGGAGTTAAGGAAACTATGCCTCTTCAAACCTGTCTTTTAATTGGAAGTGAGAATGTCTCCCAGAACGTCCACAACATAATAATAGTTGAAGAAGGTGCAGAGTTACACGTAATTACTGGTTGTACAACTTCACCGCATGTTAAATCAGGATTACACATAGGGGTTTCAGAGTTCTATATAAAGAAAGGAGGTAAGTTGACATTTACCATGATACACAACTGGGGAGAAAACGTTCATGTAAGGCCAAGGACAGGAATAATTATTGAAGACGGCGGTGTATTCATAAATAATTACGTTACAATGATGCCTGTAAAATCAATACAGAGCTACCCAACAGCTTACTGCGTTGGTGAAAATTCAAAAGCCACATTCCAGACCATACTCTATGGTAAAGGTAACTCCAAAATGGATATGGGGTCAAGAGTCGTTCTCTCAGGAAAGAACAGTAGTGCCGATATGGTTTCAAGGGTAATTGTTGTTGATAATGCTGAAATAATAGCAAGAGGACATATTGTGGGAGAAAATGAGGACGTAAAAGGACACCTGGAATGTAAAGGTCTTATTCTCTCAGATGATGCACATCTACATGCAGTTCCAGAGCTGGAAGCTAAAAAAGCAAATTTGGATTTATCGCATGAAGCTGCAGTAGGAAAGATTGCAGAAGAACAGTTGCAGTATTTAATGTCAAGAGGATTGACAGAGGACGAAGCCACTTCATTAATTATAAAAGGTTTCTTAAGTGTGGATATTTCGGGACTACCAGAAAATCTTGCAAAGGCTGTTAAGGAAATGATGGATCTAACACTTGAAAATGCACTCTAA
- a CDS encoding CopG family ribbon-helix-helix protein, which produces MVNVERISISFSKFLLKEIDDVVKKKGYSSRSELIRDATRKQVLENNQLNREGNISGIIIVVYTPTKESLEKMSRIYFEHNSVVKSINQSYVTTSCGKNKKVEVFIVEGDAEEISKFYDKVSKIDGKIYDKVIVF; this is translated from the coding sequence ATGGTAAATGTTGAAAGAATTAGTATATCCTTCTCAAAATTTCTTTTAAAGGAAATAGACGATGTTGTTAAAAAGAAAGGCTACTCAAGTAGAAGTGAATTAATAAGAGATGCTACAAGAAAGCAAGTATTAGAGAACAACCAATTAAATAGGGAAGGAAATATTAGTGGGATTATTATTGTTGTTTATACTCCAACAAAAGAATCACTTGAAAAAATGAGCAGAATATACTTTGAACACAACAGTGTAGTTAAATCGATAAATCAGTCCTATGTAACCACTTCCTGTGGAAAAAATAAAAAAGTAGAAGTTTTTATTGTTGAAGGAGATGCAGAAGAAATTTCCAAATTTTACGATAAAGTTTCAAAGATTGATGGAAAGATTTACGATAAAGTTATAGTATTTTAA
- the phnE gene encoding phosphonate ABC transporter, permease protein PhnE: MGTFKKNGVIIAILCTALFLICAKYVGLTVEDILELPKITKLARVPNLSTIPDLIDPTIQTLAIAYVGTFFGIISSILLGILASKNMTIHKTVYAISRTIIMIARVIPDIVWAFLLIPAVGLGAAQGIFAIAIHSTGMIGRFFVESIEEIDPKPLEALETCGASYTQKLMYGVLPQIMPSFINYILYALDHNIRVVIMLGMFGVGGLGFQFVIKFRVFKYEDVFAILLVIFLILFGVERLSSYIRGKIIDK, encoded by the coding sequence ATGGGGACATTTAAAAAAAATGGTGTAATTATTGCCATACTATGTACTGCATTATTTTTAATATGTGCAAAGTATGTTGGTTTAACCGTGGAGGATATTTTGGAGCTCCCGAAAATCACAAAATTGGCAAGAGTTCCAAATTTATCAACAATACCTGACTTAATTGATCCGACCATTCAAACACTTGCAATAGCCTATGTTGGAACATTCTTTGGGATAATATCCTCAATACTATTGGGAATATTGGCGTCTAAAAATATGACCATTCATAAAACAGTATATGCAATATCAAGAACAATAATTATGATTGCAAGGGTGATTCCCGATATAGTTTGGGCGTTTTTACTAATACCTGCTGTTGGATTGGGTGCCGCACAGGGAATCTTTGCAATAGCTATTCATTCAACTGGCATGATAGGCAGGTTTTTTGTAGAATCTATTGAAGAAATTGATCCAAAACCATTGGAAGCCCTTGAGACATGTGGGGCATCATATACTCAAAAACTTATGTATGGTGTACTTCCTCAGATCATGCCTTCATTTATAAATTACATACTGTATGCCCTTGACCACAATATTAGAGTTGTAATTATGCTCGGGATGTTTGGAGTCGGAGGTTTAGGTTTTCAGTTTGTCATAAAATTCAGGGTATTTAAATATGAGGATGTATTCGCAATATTATTGGTAATATTCTTAATACTATTCGGTGTTGAAAGATTATCCTCATACATCAGAGGAAAAATAATAGACAAATAA
- the phnC gene encoding phosphonate ABC transporter ATP-binding protein — protein MDDSNSDFAIIVKNLKKSFKNNQVLKGINFKIKRGEIVGILGLSGAGKTTLLRCLMGLETPDGGEIIVDGEKITPKDKGIRKKMGMVFQQFNLIPRTDVITNVLMGRLSHINDRGLLYKIGTHIGYFPKKDIEIAINNIKKVGLEEKIYEKISSLSGGQQQRVGIARVLSMEPIVILADEPVASLDPKTSEEILGLFVNISKSDNISTIINLHQLDYARKYCDRIIGLSNGQIVFDGAPEDVDKKTIELIYGGTNGDI, from the coding sequence ATGGATGACTCCAATTCTGATTTTGCGATTATTGTTAAAAATTTAAAAAAATCATTTAAAAATAATCAGGTTTTAAAGGGAATTAATTTTAAAATCAAGAGAGGGGAAATTGTCGGCATATTGGGATTAAGTGGAGCAGGAAAAACTACTCTTTTAAGATGTTTAATGGGCTTAGAAACACCGGATGGCGGGGAGATTATTGTAGATGGCGAAAAAATAACTCCTAAAGACAAAGGAATCAGAAAGAAAATGGGTATGGTATTTCAACAGTTTAACCTTATTCCAAGAACTGACGTAATCACAAATGTATTGATGGGAAGATTATCGCATATAAACGATAGGGGTTTGTTGTATAAAATTGGGACACATATTGGCTATTTCCCAAAAAAAGACATTGAAATAGCCATAAATAATATTAAAAAAGTAGGGTTGGAAGAAAAAATTTATGAAAAAATTTCAAGTTTATCAGGAGGTCAACAGCAAAGGGTAGGAATAGCAAGGGTTCTATCGATGGAACCTATTGTAATATTGGCAGACGAACCTGTGGCAAGTTTAGATCCGAAAACATCGGAAGAGATTTTAGGTCTGTTCGTGAATATCTCAAAAAGCGACAATATTTCAACAATTATTAACTTACACCAATTGGATTATGCGAGAAAATATTGCGATAGAATCATAGGACTGTCCAATGGACAAATAGTATTCGACGGAGCTCCTGAAGATGTTGATAAAAAAACTATTGAGTTAATATATGGTGGTACAAATGGGGACATTTAA
- a CDS encoding phosphate/phosphite/phosphonate ABC transporter substrate-binding protein, whose product MGKLMALILCVIVVIMTTFSGCVSQSADSSAADATSGLADENKVIKIVMIPDEDPTKMLEDMKPLLNRLEEKTGYKYEVNLVPDYTAAVEALLNKKADVAYLGPFTYVSAHAKDPNIVPFAKEISAKTGKATYKSIIVVNKETYDKGVKDINSLKEHASEITFAFVDPKSTSGYLIPSGALIKAGIDPEKDFKKMIFAGGHDAVELAIQEGTVNAGADNDKTYTVMTNDGTISKDKNIVIWESDPIPGYPWVYRADTLPEDLRNKIKEAFLTTSKEDALKISGGKIIGYVEATPDDYKIIEESAKALGKL is encoded by the coding sequence ATGGGAAAATTGATGGCGCTAATACTGTGTGTAATAGTAGTTATTATGACCACATTTAGTGGTTGTGTATCCCAGTCAGCAGATTCTTCCGCGGCAGATGCAACGTCAGGCTTGGCAGATGAAAATAAAGTTATTAAAATTGTAATGATTCCGGATGAAGATCCAACCAAAATGCTTGAAGATATGAAACCACTGCTTAATAGATTAGAAGAAAAAACTGGCTATAAGTATGAAGTTAATTTAGTTCCCGACTACACTGCAGCCGTGGAGGCATTATTAAATAAAAAAGCAGATGTAGCGTATTTAGGTCCTTTTACTTACGTATCCGCTCATGCAAAGGATCCAAATATCGTACCATTTGCAAAAGAAATTTCAGCAAAAACCGGTAAGGCAACATACAAGAGTATTATTGTAGTTAACAAAGAAACATACGACAAGGGCGTTAAAGATATAAATTCATTAAAAGAACATGCAAGCGAAATTACTTTTGCGTTTGTCGATCCAAAATCAACATCAGGGTACTTAATACCAAGTGGTGCCTTAATAAAGGCAGGAATTGACCCAGAAAAAGATTTCAAAAAAATGATATTTGCAGGAGGGCATGATGCTGTAGAGCTCGCTATTCAAGAAGGAACAGTAAATGCTGGTGCAGACAACGATAAAACATATACAGTAATGACAAATGACGGAACAATATCAAAAGATAAAAACATAGTAATATGGGAATCAGATCCTATCCCAGGATATCCATGGGTTTATAGGGCAGACACACTTCCAGAAGACTTAAGAAATAAAATCAAAGAGGCATTCTTAACCACATCAAAAGAAGATGCTTTAAAAATATCTGGCGGTAAGATAATAGGATACGTTGAAGCCACACCTGATGACTACAAAATTATTGAAGAAAGTGCTAAGGCATTAGGTAAGTTATAA
- a CDS encoding MFS transporter translates to MVEKQRNRFGIIEALKSGDIKTLIASLLYFDTGFMVWLLFGPALGLFIATELGLSPAEKGFMIAVPILAAAIFRIPFGYMYQAINGKYIAMMGIILSALPILFVNLFPINYTTLLILGAFLGIGGASFAIALPMAGSNYPKKYQGLVLGLAAAGNLGAMMDGLIFPPIAETYGWRTAALTALAFLAVSFMLCWSWIKDSSPKKPELKNHAIFNFSVTFVSLIAAALALYNGWFGVTGKVGLLILPIITGLISILLLSPEYRNALKKRDPWIFMLFYAITFGGFVGMSGSVAFILNGQYGFDPVTCGMLMSLLSFTGAIIRPIGGWIADRIGGVRLLLATLASIAIFDYLLGFMVPPAVIGIPLLWGLFASFGLGNGAVFQLVPLRWPRATGMATGLIGAAGGVGGFYLSSTMGLAMEFTNSYGPGYLIFGTIALIAFLALLKLKDGYMEWGYVGHDDDIVPISQRVINNDRLIQE, encoded by the coding sequence ATGGTTGAAAAACAAAGAAATAGATTCGGTATAATTGAAGCACTTAAAAGTGGAGATATAAAAACGTTAATAGCATCGCTGTTATACTTCGATACAGGATTTATGGTTTGGTTATTGTTTGGACCTGCTTTAGGTTTATTTATTGCAACAGAGCTTGGTTTATCCCCTGCTGAGAAAGGGTTTATGATAGCGGTTCCTATCCTTGCAGCCGCCATATTTAGAATTCCCTTCGGTTACATGTACCAGGCAATAAATGGAAAATACATTGCAATGATGGGTATTATCCTATCTGCATTACCAATCTTGTTTGTAAACTTGTTCCCAATAAACTACACAACATTGCTTATTCTTGGAGCATTTTTAGGTATTGGGGGAGCAAGTTTCGCTATTGCCCTACCAATGGCAGGGAGTAATTATCCAAAAAAATATCAAGGTCTTGTTTTGGGATTGGCAGCAGCAGGTAATCTTGGGGCAATGATGGATGGGTTGATTTTCCCACCAATTGCAGAAACTTATGGATGGAGAACTGCGGCATTGACTGCACTGGCATTTCTTGCAGTTTCATTCATGCTATGTTGGAGTTGGATTAAGGATAGTTCCCCAAAGAAGCCAGAGCTCAAAAACCATGCAATATTCAATTTTTCCGTAACCTTTGTATCATTAATAGCCGCAGCACTTGCGTTATATAACGGATGGTTTGGAGTTACTGGAAAAGTCGGATTGCTAATATTGCCGATTATTACAGGTTTAATATCGATTCTCCTCTTATCCCCCGAGTATAGGAATGCACTTAAAAAAAGAGATCCTTGGATATTCATGCTCTTCTATGCAATAACCTTTGGAGGATTCGTTGGGATGTCAGGCTCGGTAGCATTTATATTAAACGGACAGTATGGATTTGATCCAGTTACCTGCGGTATGTTAATGTCTCTTCTATCCTTCACAGGGGCAATAATAAGGCCTATTGGTGGATGGATTGCAGATAGGATAGGTGGAGTTAGGTTATTACTTGCAACCCTTGCTTCAATAGCCATATTTGACTACCTACTTGGATTCATGGTACCTCCTGCAGTAATTGGAATTCCACTATTGTGGGGATTATTTGCTTCATTTGGTCTTGGAAATGGGGCGGTCTTTCAACTTGTTCCATTGAGATGGCCAAGGGCAACAGGAATGGCTACTGGATTAATTGGTGCTGCCGGCGGTGTTGGAGGATTCTATCTATCATCAACAATGGGATTGGCAATGGAATTTACCAACTCCTATGGACCAGGTTATCTGATATTTGGAACCATCGCATTAATAGCGTTCCTTGCCCTGCTAAAATTAAAGGATGGATATATGGAGTGGGGATACGTCGGACACGACGATGATATTGTTCCAATTTCACAGAGGGTAATAAATAATGATAGATTAATCCAAGAATAG
- a CDS encoding Coenzyme F420 hydrogenase/dehydrogenase, beta subunit C-terminal domain, with protein MEWKLNDVIVDTNQCAKCSTCAIVCPNNLVKFNEKPYIGEECLRKGNGMCFEVCPRVSSGKYQIKIREKFKEEYYYGKGDVEGQDGGVVTTFLKYLLKNKKIDGAIVVGDECWKPVSLIVQNEEDLMNTTKSKYTVSTLEALKTAGEMGLEKVAVVGLPCQINGLRKLQYFQYLAKHDGKLGKNGKPVKLPKIEYLIGLLCTEKFEYDELKETLAKYNINMDDVEKFDIKKGKLLVYVNGEEHKIPLKEIELSAGCKMCRDFDAEMADVSVGCVGSPDGYSTVIIRTEKGEEIKNAIELMEGVDLEAIEKLRDLKLNRFKKEVERRKAEDEKVSFYWLSDYNGIGLRADGTYFIRLRAKPAGFYNIEDIEFISKIAKEYNARIKLNSRQGIELQGISGFDAEDVALKLIEKGLLPGSTGPVVTTVVACPGKGNCSLGLIETEKLTKIIEGKFEERPTPTKFKMAVSGCPNGCTRPQVSEIGIAGVKFPVVNEENCNGCGRCAEVCKVEAIDIRGETSYTNYNVCIGCGKCIKACPNEGRDVKEEGFMVYVGGKTGREVIEGVSMKLMSVEEILDFIDKVLIVYDKYAKKPARERLGAVMQRVGYGKFLEEVKELMKQN; from the coding sequence ATGGAATGGAAATTGAACGATGTTATAGTTGATACAAACCAATGTGCAAAATGTTCAACATGTGCAATAGTCTGTCCAAACAACTTGGTAAAATTTAATGAAAAACCATATATTGGGGAAGAATGTCTAAGAAAAGGAAATGGGATGTGCTTTGAGGTCTGTCCAAGAGTCTCATCAGGAAAATATCAAATAAAAATCAGAGAAAAATTTAAAGAAGAATACTACTATGGAAAAGGAGACGTAGAAGGGCAGGACGGGGGAGTTGTAACAACATTCTTAAAGTATCTCTTAAAGAACAAAAAGATAGACGGTGCTATAGTAGTTGGGGATGAATGCTGGAAACCAGTCTCATTAATCGTTCAAAATGAAGAGGATTTAATGAATACTACAAAATCAAAATACACAGTATCAACACTTGAAGCTTTAAAAACTGCTGGAGAAATGGGCTTAGAAAAAGTCGCAGTTGTTGGATTACCTTGCCAAATCAACGGTCTTAGAAAACTTCAGTACTTCCAGTACTTGGCAAAGCACGATGGAAAACTAGGTAAAAACGGAAAACCAGTTAAACTTCCAAAAATAGAATACTTAATCGGATTGTTATGTACTGAGAAGTTTGAGTACGATGAATTAAAAGAAACCCTTGCAAAATACAACATAAACATGGACGATGTAGAGAAGTTTGACATCAAAAAAGGAAAACTACTCGTCTATGTTAATGGAGAAGAACACAAAATACCTTTAAAAGAGATCGAACTAAGTGCAGGCTGTAAAATGTGTAGGGACTTTGACGCTGAAATGGCTGATGTGTCAGTCGGATGCGTTGGAAGTCCAGACGGCTATTCAACAGTTATAATAAGAACAGAAAAAGGGGAAGAGATTAAAAACGCTATAGAGTTAATGGAAGGTGTAGATTTAGAAGCTATTGAAAAATTGAGAGACTTAAAACTCAATAGATTCAAGAAAGAAGTTGAAAGAAGAAAAGCAGAAGATGAAAAAGTATCATTCTATTGGTTATCCGATTACAATGGGATTGGACTAAGGGCAGACGGGACCTACTTTATAAGACTTAGAGCAAAACCTGCTGGATTCTATAATATCGAAGATATTGAATTTATTTCTAAGATTGCAAAGGAATATAACGCAAGAATAAAATTAAACAGTAGGCAAGGAATAGAGCTACAAGGCATAAGTGGATTTGATGCAGAGGATGTTGCTTTAAAATTAATTGAAAAAGGTTTGTTGCCTGGTTCAACTGGTCCAGTAGTTACAACAGTGGTTGCATGTCCAGGAAAAGGTAATTGTTCACTCGGATTAATTGAAACTGAAAAGTTGACAAAGATTATTGAGGGTAAGTTTGAGGAAAGACCTACGCCAACTAAGTTTAAAATGGCCGTTAGCGGATGTCCAAACGGATGTACCAGACCACAAGTTAGTGAAATTGGTATAGCCGGAGTTAAGTTCCCAGTAGTTAATGAAGAAAACTGTAACGGTTGTGGAAGATGTGCAGAAGTTTGTAAGGTTGAGGCAATAGATATTAGGGGAGAAACATCATACACAAACTACAATGTATGTATTGGATGTGGAAAATGTATAAAGGCATGTCCAAATGAAGGTAGGGATGTTAAAGAAGAAGGATTTATGGTGTATGTTGGAGGTAAGACCGGAAGGGAGGTAATAGAAGGAGTAAGCATGAAATTAATGAGTGTTGAAGAGATACTTGACTTTATTGATAAAGTATTGATCGTTTACGATAAATATGCTAAAAAACCGGCAAGGGAAAGATTGGGCGCAGTTATGCAAAGAGTAGGTTATGGAAAGTTCTTAGAAGAAGTTAAAGAACTTATGAAACAAAATTAA
- a CDS encoding CGGC domain-containing protein, with product MVKVAILRCDSAAKTCPAVGCMTAALNKKDTFKDYEDFELVTMITCGGCPGRLGINQIKQLVEKHGVEVVHFATCTTALKPKCIYTDEMKEEIEKTGAKVVLGSHF from the coding sequence ATGGTTAAAGTTGCAATTTTAAGATGCGATAGTGCAGCAAAAACCTGTCCTGCAGTAGGCTGTATGACCGCGGCATTAAACAAAAAAGACACATTTAAGGATTACGAAGATTTTGAACTTGTAACCATGATAACATGCGGTGGATGCCCAGGAAGACTGGGAATAAATCAGATAAAACAGTTGGTAGAAAAGCACGGAGTAGAAGTTGTTCACTTTGCAACATGTACAACAGCACTTAAACCAAAGTGTATCTATACTGATGAAATGAAAGAAGAAATTGAAAAAACTGGGGCAAAAGTAGTGTTGGGTTCCCACTTCTAA
- a CDS encoding ATP-binding protein, with amino-acid sequence MKISRYKIEVDQDKCLGYEECGLCIKACEENILVPDPETKKVKVDKNKEIYCDGIGSCLDVCPVDAIKITKEEVEVSSSAHNNSHAHSHSHSEGHKCPGSMAMTFNRKKCESNDQGMDSEIESELINWPVQLHLLNPMAPYFKDAELVIAADCVPFAYANFHKKFLKGKVLAIGCPKLDDVSEYAEKIRAIVELNNIKKVDVVIMSVPCCHGLYALVKNALEGTGCEIRKHVISIDGRVVE; translated from the coding sequence ATGAAGATATCACGATATAAAATTGAAGTTGACCAGGACAAATGTCTTGGTTATGAAGAATGTGGATTGTGTATTAAAGCCTGTGAAGAAAACATCCTTGTGCCTGATCCTGAAACTAAAAAGGTAAAAGTAGATAAAAATAAAGAGATTTACTGTGATGGAATAGGTTCCTGTTTAGATGTGTGTCCTGTTGATGCCATAAAAATCACAAAAGAAGAGGTAGAGGTAAGTAGTTCTGCCCATAATAATAGTCATGCTCATTCACATTCGCATTCAGAAGGACACAAATGCCCAGGTTCAATGGCAATGACCTTTAACAGAAAAAAATGCGAAAGTAACGACCAAGGGATGGATTCAGAAATAGAGTCAGAGTTAATAAACTGGCCTGTTCAACTTCATCTACTAAATCCAATGGCACCATACTTTAAAGATGCTGAATTGGTAATTGCAGCAGACTGTGTTCCATTTGCCTATGCAAACTTCCATAAAAAATTCTTAAAAGGTAAAGTTTTAGCCATTGGATGTCCAAAATTGGACGACGTTTCAGAATACGCTGAAAAAATAAGGGCGATTGTTGAATTGAACAATATTAAAAAAGTGGATGTTGTAATAATGAGCGTTCCATGCTGTCATGGATTATATGCGTTAGTAAAAAATGCACTTGAAGGAACAGGCTGTGAAATAAGAAAGCATGTGATATCAATTGATGGTAGGGTAGTTGAATAA